One window from the genome of Hevea brasiliensis isolate MT/VB/25A 57/8 unplaced genomic scaffold, ASM3005281v1 Scaf254, whole genome shotgun sequence encodes:
- the LOC131176830 gene encoding cytochrome f: MSWRSERIWIELIAGSRKTSNFCWAFILFLGSLGFLLVGISSYLGRNLISLFPSQQIIFFPQGIVMSFYGIAGLFISSYLWCTILWNVGSGYDRFDRKEGIVCIFRWGFPGKNRRILLRFLMKDIQSIRIEVKEGIYARRVLYMEIRGRGAIPLTRTDENLTPREIEQKVAELAYFLRVPIEVMQTRKTFSWIKEEITRSISVSLMIYIITWASISNAYPIFAQQGYENPREATGRIVCANCHLANKPVDIEVPQAVLPDTVFEAVVRIPYNMQLKQVLANGKKGALNVGAVLILPEGFELAPPDRISPEMKEKMGNLSFQSYRPTKKNILVIGPVPGQKYSEITFPILSPDPAAKKDVHFLKYPIYVGGNRGRGQIYPDGSKSNNTVYNAIAAGIVSKIIRKEKGGYEITITNASEGRQVIDIIPPGPELLVSEGESIKLDQPLTSNPNVGGFGQGDAEIVLQDPLRVQGLLFFLASVILAQIFLVLKKKQFEKVQLSEMNF, translated from the exons ATGAGTTGGCGATCAGAACGTATATGGATAGAACTTATAGCGGGGTCTCGAAAAACAAGTAATTTCTGCTGGGCCTTTATACTTTTTTTAGGTTCATTGGGATTTTTATTGGTTGGAATTTCCAGCTATCTTGGCAGAAATTTGATATCTTTATTTCCGTCTCAGCAAATAATTTTTTTCCCACAAGGGATCGTGATGTCTTTCTATGGGATCGCCGGTCTATTTATTAGTTCTTATTTGTGGTGCACAATTTTGTGGAATGTAGGTAGTGGTTATGATCGATTCGATAGAAAAGAAGGAATAGTGTGTATTTTTCGCTGGGGATTTCCGGGAAAAAATCGTCGCATCTTACTACGATTCCTTATGAAAGATATTCAGTCTATTAGAATAGAAGTTAAAGAGGGTATTTATGCTCGGCGTGTCCTTTATATGGAAATCAGAGGCCGGGGGGCTATTCCTTTGACTCGTACTGATGAGAATTTGACTCCACGAGAAATTGAGCAAAAAGTAGCGGAATTGGCCTATTTTTTGCGTGTACCAATTGAAGT CATGCAAACCAGAAAGACCTTTTCTTGGATAAAGGAAGAGATTACTCGTTCCATTTCCGTATCGCTCATGATATATATAATAACTTGGGCATCCATTTCAAATGCATATCCCATTTTTGCACAGCAGGGTTATGAAAATCCACGGGAAGCAACTGGTCGTATTGTATGTGCCAATTGTCATTTAGCTAATAAACCCGTGGATATTGAGGTTCCACAAGCGGTACTTCCAGATACTGTATTTGAAGCAGTTGTTCGAATTCCTTATAATATGCAACTGAAACAAGTTCTTGCTAATGGTAAAAAGGGGGCTTTGAATGTGGGGGCTGTTCTTATTTTACCTGAGGGGTTTGAATTAGCCCCTCCCGATCGTATTTCGCCAGAGATGAAAGAAAAGATGGGAAATCTGTCTTTTCAGAGTTATCGCCCCACTAAAAAAAATATTCTTGTGATAGGTCCTGTTCCTGGTCAGAAATATAGTGAAATTACCTTTCCTATTCTTTCTCCGGACCCCGCCGCTAAGAAAGATGTTCACTTTTTAAAATATCCCATATATGTAGGCGGAAACAGGGGAAGGGGTCAGATTTATCCCGACGGGAGCAAGAGCAACAATACGGTTTATAATGCTATAGCAGCAGGTATAGTAAGCAAAATCATACGAAAAGAAAAAGGGGGGTACGAAATAACCATAACGAATGCGTCAGAGGGACGTCAAGTGATTGATATTATACCTCCAGGACCAGAACTTCTTGTTTCAGAAGGCGAATCCATCAAACTTGATCAACCATTAACGAGTAATCCTAATGTGGGTGGATTTGGTCAGGGGGATGCAGAAATAGTACTTCAAGACCCATTACGTGTCCAAGGCCTTTTGTTCTTCTTGGCATCCGTTATTTTGGCACAAATCTTTTTGGTTCTTAAAAAGAAACAGTTTGAGAAGGTTCAATTGTCCGAAATGAATTTCTAG